One genomic window of Arachis stenosperma cultivar V10309 chromosome 10, arast.V10309.gnm1.PFL2, whole genome shotgun sequence includes the following:
- the LOC130957013 gene encoding protein FAR-RED ELONGATED HYPOCOTYL 3-like — protein MGGKPPKGILTDQCTSIQMTIELCMPTTIHHWCIWHIMKKIPSKLNGYKGHNEIEQEMSHVVWNSYTKEAFDRNWINFLRKYGLGGNKWLLELYEDWHIWISVYLDHHFWAGMRSFTTYEVIEQVLNSTFNKFIVTYDTVSRDVKCHCLLFESRGILCRHSLSVLSFEGVDNVAPKYILERWSKNIKSMYTHIKSSQDEPLLEPRSKRFDELVFRSHNICEFASKSEELTKILHRAFDKVIVEMEEYQERSKGKSLLTHKEATLSNVNDLQSPPRVKTRDSGSSIQSSSTLYNAPDINYVREDCTSFSFY, from the exons ATGGGAGGGAAGCCACCAAAAGGTATTCTTACTGATCAATGCACATCGATTCAAATGACAATTGAGCTGTGCATGCCAACAACAATTCACCACTGGTGCATCTGGCACATTATGAAGAAGATcccaagcaaattaaacggCTACAAGGGACACAACGAAATTGAACAAGAGATGAGccatgttgtttggaactcGTACACAAAAGAAGCATTTGACAGAAACTGGATCAATTTCCTCAGAAAGTACGGCCTCGGAGGCAACAAGTGGCTTTTAG AGCTGTACGAGGATTGGCATATATGGATTTCAGTTTACttggatcaccacttctggGCCGGAATGAGAA GTTTCACAACATATGAAGTCATAGAGCAGGTTTTAAACTCCACATTCAACAAGTTTATTGTCACTTATGACACAGTATCACGAGATGTAAAGTGCCATTGCTTGCTGTTTGAGTCTAGGGGCATATTGTGCCGCCATTCCCTAAGCGTCCTAAGCTTTGAGGGAGTGGATAACGTGGCACCGAAATATATATTGGAACGCTGGAGCAAGAACATAAAGAGCATGTAtacacacatcaagagcagccaaGATGAACCTCTACTGGAGCCGAGAAGTAAGAGATTTGACGAATTGGTGTTTCGGTCACACAATATATGTGAATTTGCATCCAAGTCTGAAGAGTTGACCAAAATTCTGCACCGAGCATTTGACAAGGTCATCGTGGAGATGGAAGAATATCAAGAGAGAAGCAAAGGAAAAAGTTTGTTAACCCATAAAGAAGCGACATTAAGCAATGTGAATGACCTTCAAAGCCCACCACGTGTCAAAACAAGAG ACTCTGGATCATCGATTCAGTCAAGCTCCACTCTTTACAATGCACCAGATATCAATTATGTAAGAGAGGATTGTACaagttttagtttttattaa